A DNA window from Phoenix dactylifera cultivar Barhee BC4 chromosome 13, palm_55x_up_171113_PBpolish2nd_filt_p, whole genome shotgun sequence contains the following coding sequences:
- the LOC103707295 gene encoding zinc finger protein GAI-ASSOCIATED FACTOR 1-like translates to MSNITGDGESFSSGINTGEDDEVHQHHEQQQLHHHLFDGPEAAGANSDVSTSRLPPPPAVKKKRNLPGTPDPAAEVIALSPKTLMATNRFICEICHKGFQRDQNLQLHRRGHNLPWKLKQRTSTVIQKKVYICPEPACVHHNPSRALGDLTGIKKHYCRKHGEKKWKCDKCSKKYAVQSDWKAHSRICGTREYKCDCGTIFSRRDSFITHRAFCDALAQDNSKLNQPLMAAMASSLQGQAPKLKMVVDTDATSIGLSEFRLGDMKSPPFSQQPLDMAETPRTIPSSSLQFSESGPMGFDGHRDVNMARMVAGAAHMSATALLQKAAQMGATTSGNNIMYRGFTSVMAGPDRVSSTNPYGPMKAHGPFDHLTPPGEQSQLAGINRGGTPNRFYTGVIAPVAGMLMNGDDGFSKNAEHRGREPGEGNVMTVDFLGVGGDKRSLDEQKQAMAYGSVGRQQRLEGLHPFQQQTAHGPAMEKPMWDV, encoded by the exons ATGTCAAACATAACAGGAGACGGTGAGAGCTTCTCTTCTGGGATCAACACAGGAGAAGATGATGAAGTCCATCAGCACCATGAACAACAGCAGCTCCATCACCATCTTTTCGACGGCCCGGAGGCTGCCGGAGCTAACAGTGATGTCTCCACTTCACGGCTGCCACCACCGCCGGCTGTCAAGAAGAAACGGAACCTCCCAGGAACTCCAG ACCCGGCTGCGGAGGTGATTGCTTTATCACCAAAAACCCTAATGGCAACCAACCGGTTTATCTGCGAAATTTGCCACAAGGGCTTCCAGAGGGACCAAAACCTCCAATTGCATCGTCGAGGCCACAACCTTCCATGGAAGCTAAAGCAGAGAACAAGTACAGTGATCCAAAAAAAGGTGTATATATGCCCCGAACCCGCTTGTGTGCATCACAACCCAAGTCGTGCCCTCGGTGATCTCACTGGGATCAAGAAGCACTACTGCCGAAAACACGGAGAAAAGAAGTGGAAGTGTGACAAATGCTCCAAGAAGTATGCGGTGCAATCAGATTGGAAGGCTCACTCCAGAATCTGTGGAACTAGGGAGTACAAGTGTGACTGTGGCACCATCTTCTCCAG GAGAGATAGCTTCATCACCCACAGAGCCTTCTGTGATGCTTTGGCCCAAGACAACAGCAAGCTAAACCAACCACTCATGGCCGCCATGGCCTCAAGCTTACAAGGCCAGGCGCCAAAACTCAAGATGGTTGTCGACACTGATGCCACCTCCATTGGACTCTCCGAATTCAGGCTTGGCGACATGAAGAGCCCACCATTCTCCCAACAACCTCTTGACATGGCCGAAACACCAAGGACCATTCCCTCCTCGAGCCTTCAGTTCAGCGAGAGTGGCCCAATGGGCTTCGATGGGCACCGTGATGTCAATATGGCTCGAATGGTGGCTGGAGCAGCCCACATGTCCGCGACCGCTCTTTTACAGAAAGCGGCCCAAATGGGTGCAACTACCAGTGGGAACAACATCATGTACAGGGGCTTCACCTCTGTAATGGCCGGGCCTGACCGGGTCTCTAGCACAAACCCTTATGGCCCAATGAAGGCCCATGGGCCGTTTGATCATCTGACGCCCCCAGGCGAGCAGTCTCAGCTGGCTGGGATCAATAGAGGAGGGACTCCTAATCGGTTTTACACAGGTGTGATTGCGCCGGTGGCCGGAATGTTGATGAACGGTGATGATGGGTTCTCGAAGAATGCGGAGCATCGCGGCCGCGAGCCAGGTGAGGGGAATGTGATGACTGTGGACTTCCTGGGTGTTGGAGGAGATAAGAGGAGCTTGGATGAACAAAAACAAGCAATGGCGTATGGAAGCGTTGGTCGTCAGCAGAGGTTGGAGGGTCTGCATCCATTTCAGCAACAGACGGCCCATGGTCCTGCAATGGAGAAGCCCATGTGGGATGTTTGA